One segment of Streptomyces sp. NBC_01463 DNA contains the following:
- a CDS encoding helix-turn-helix transcriptional regulator, with translation MLGAIGLDERQEAAYRALVALGAAEVSDLAHRLALPERDTERALRRLEQHGLAAQSSARTGRWVAAPPGVALGALLTQQRHELEQAELAAVLLAEEYRVDADEPAVHDLVEVVTGASAVAHRFHQLQLGATSEVCALVTGKPIAVSGLDNESEEQAATRGVLFRVVVEREVLGLPSGILELSAALSRNEQCRVVDRVPTKLVVADGALAMVPLTGRGAEPAALVVHASGLLESLMGLFEAVWREAMPLRLGESGWVQEETTGPDPTDLEILSLLLAGLTDASVAKQLELGLRTVQRRVKGLMELTGVSTRLQLGWHAYERGWVSRQARP, from the coding sequence ATGCTGGGAGCCATAGGTCTCGACGAGAGACAGGAGGCGGCCTACCGCGCGCTCGTGGCGCTGGGAGCCGCGGAGGTCTCCGACCTCGCGCACCGGCTGGCGCTTCCCGAACGCGACACCGAGCGGGCGCTGCGACGGCTGGAGCAGCACGGGCTCGCCGCCCAGTCGTCGGCGCGTACGGGGCGGTGGGTGGCGGCCCCGCCGGGTGTCGCGCTGGGGGCGCTGCTGACGCAGCAGCGCCACGAGCTGGAGCAGGCGGAGCTGGCGGCGGTACTGCTGGCCGAGGAGTACCGCGTCGACGCCGACGAGCCCGCCGTGCACGATCTGGTCGAGGTGGTCACCGGGGCGAGCGCCGTGGCGCACCGTTTCCATCAGCTGCAGCTGGGCGCGACGAGCGAGGTGTGCGCCCTGGTCACCGGGAAGCCGATCGCGGTGAGCGGGCTGGACAACGAGTCGGAGGAGCAGGCCGCGACCCGCGGGGTGCTGTTCCGGGTGGTGGTCGAGCGCGAGGTGCTGGGCCTGCCGTCGGGGATTCTGGAGCTGTCGGCCGCACTGAGCCGCAACGAGCAGTGCCGGGTCGTGGACCGCGTCCCGACGAAGCTGGTCGTCGCCGACGGAGCGCTGGCGATGGTGCCGCTGACCGGCCGCGGCGCCGAGCCGGCGGCGCTGGTGGTGCACGCGTCGGGGCTGCTGGAGTCGCTGATGGGCCTCTTCGAGGCGGTGTGGCGGGAGGCGATGCCGCTGCGGCTCGGCGAGAGCGGCTGGGTGCAGGAGGAGACGACCGGGCCCGACCCGACGGATCTGGAGATCCTCTCCCTGCTGCTGGCCGGGCTGACCGACGCCAGTGTGGCGAAGCAGCTGGAGCTCGGGCTGCGGACGGTGCAGCGCCGCGTGAAGGGCCTGATGGAGCTCACCGGGGTGTCGACCCGGCTCCAGCTGGGCTGGCATGCGTACGAACGGGGCTGGGTGTCCCGCCAGGCGCGCCCCTGA
- a CDS encoding DUF456 domain-containing protein codes for MSVWQLVAVGLVMLLGLIGVLVPGVPGQAIVWAAVLWWALTDMTPAAWGVLIGSTALLLLNQALKPLLPPRRPRESGAPRRTLMLGGAGAIAGFFVVPVVGAIAGYVGVIYGAERLRLGSRGAGWASVRSVMRATGYSVLVELFACLLVTGAWLGAVIWG; via the coding sequence ATGAGTGTGTGGCAGCTCGTCGCCGTCGGACTGGTCATGCTGCTCGGCCTGATCGGTGTGCTGGTGCCCGGTGTGCCCGGACAGGCGATCGTCTGGGCGGCCGTCCTGTGGTGGGCGCTGACGGACATGACACCGGCCGCCTGGGGCGTCCTCATCGGCTCGACGGCGCTGCTGCTCCTGAACCAGGCACTGAAACCGCTCCTGCCGCCGCGCCGGCCGCGTGAGTCCGGGGCGCCACGGCGGACGCTGATGCTCGGCGGGGCCGGCGCGATCGCGGGGTTCTTCGTGGTTCCGGTGGTCGGCGCGATCGCCGGGTACGTGGGCGTGATCTACGGGGCGGAGCGGCTGCGGCTGGGGAGCCGCGGGGCGGGCTGGGCGTCCGTCCGCTCGGTGATGCGGGCGACCGGTTACTCCGTGCTCGTCGAACTGTTCGCCTGTCTGCTGGTGACGGGGGCGTGGCTGGGCGCCGTGATCTGGGGCTGA
- a CDS encoding Tat pathway signal sequence domain protein, protein MPTAPDPLSSPRTDPSSPAPSRRTVLATGTAIGGALVAGGAAVPAQAAAAPATAPVAVHTPADSWNTVLDDADLHWQKLPRTWYEGPYLGNGRLGSGIYAEPGAETSAIRFNVQHSEVQDHRPEYGSLFGLARLPIGHFTLEPAGTITGVDWRMRLHTAELTGTVTTTAGTLALRAFVQSTGDVLAVEVTPSAGEKDARWVFHPAEAISPRAAFKPLPDGYTGNPPAAVEEHGGTSAAVQSLLGGGQHVTAWRERSRGAARTLYVTVAHSHPKNTARDRALRTVTAASALPYTLLAAPHRAWWDRFYRKSFLSLPDARLQRFYWIQLYKTASAARKDAPVMATSGPWLEPTPWPNTWWNLNVQLEYWLIHGSNHLELDAVTRALSEFRDQLSREVAAPYRADSAGIPRTTDPQLVNGAAVADGGYGVGIPGQDPPTPEVGNLTWALHNVWLSYRHTMDRSVLRDTLFPLLRKAVNYYLHFLAPGADGKLHLPATFSPEYGVNARDCNYDLMLLRWGCRTLLESAAELGVHDPLTARWQEVLARLAPYPVDENGYMIGAGVPFAQSHRHYSHMLAVYPLYEVTGATDTERALIEKSLAHWVGFEGALQGYTFTGAASMSALLGKGEDALGYLGQLMSRFIQANTMYKESGPVIETPLSAAQSLHDMVCQSWGDTIRVFPALPAAWQDLTVHDFRTQGAFLLSAVREGGRTRWVRLRSEAGAPCVVRHGIEGRVEVRDGRGRPLAHEELTGGAVRIRLRKGESALITAAGDRPDLTVRPVAANAPAPSWGLPA, encoded by the coding sequence TTGCCCACAGCACCGGATCCCCTCTCCTCACCCCGGACCGATCCCTCGTCGCCCGCCCCTTCCCGCAGAACCGTTCTCGCCACCGGGACCGCCATCGGCGGCGCCCTCGTGGCGGGCGGCGCGGCGGTCCCCGCCCAGGCGGCCGCCGCGCCCGCCACCGCCCCCGTGGCCGTGCACACCCCCGCGGACAGCTGGAACACCGTCCTCGACGACGCCGACCTGCACTGGCAGAAGCTGCCGAGGACCTGGTACGAGGGCCCCTATCTGGGCAACGGCCGGCTCGGCTCCGGGATCTACGCGGAGCCCGGCGCCGAGACCAGCGCGATCCGCTTCAACGTCCAGCACTCCGAGGTCCAGGACCACCGCCCCGAGTACGGCTCCCTCTTCGGCCTCGCCCGGCTCCCGATCGGCCACTTCACCCTCGAACCGGCCGGGACGATCACCGGCGTCGACTGGCGGATGCGGCTGCACACCGCCGAGCTGACGGGCACCGTCACCACCACCGCGGGCACCCTCGCGCTCCGCGCGTTCGTGCAGTCCACCGGCGACGTGCTCGCCGTCGAGGTGACCCCGAGCGCCGGCGAGAAGGACGCCCGCTGGGTCTTCCATCCGGCGGAGGCGATCAGCCCCCGGGCCGCCTTCAAGCCGCTGCCGGACGGCTACACGGGCAATCCCCCGGCCGCCGTCGAGGAGCACGGCGGCACGTCCGCGGCCGTGCAGTCGCTGCTGGGCGGCGGGCAGCACGTCACCGCCTGGCGCGAACGGTCACGGGGCGCCGCCCGCACCCTGTACGTGACGGTCGCGCACTCCCACCCGAAGAACACCGCCCGCGACCGCGCCCTGCGTACGGTCACCGCCGCCTCGGCCCTCCCGTACACGCTGCTGGCCGCCCCGCACCGCGCCTGGTGGGACCGCTTCTACCGCAAGAGCTTCCTGTCGCTGCCCGACGCCCGGCTGCAGCGCTTCTACTGGATCCAGCTCTACAAGACCGCTTCGGCGGCGCGCAAGGACGCCCCCGTGATGGCCACGTCGGGCCCCTGGCTGGAGCCCACCCCGTGGCCCAACACCTGGTGGAACCTCAACGTGCAGCTGGAGTACTGGCTGATCCACGGCTCCAACCACCTGGAGCTCGACGCCGTCACCCGGGCCCTGAGCGAGTTCCGCGACCAGCTCTCCCGCGAGGTCGCCGCCCCCTACCGGGCCGACTCCGCGGGCATCCCCCGCACCACCGACCCGCAGCTGGTCAACGGCGCCGCGGTCGCCGACGGCGGCTACGGCGTCGGCATCCCCGGCCAGGACCCGCCCACCCCCGAGGTCGGCAACCTGACCTGGGCCCTGCACAACGTCTGGCTCTCCTACCGCCACACGATGGACCGGTCCGTCCTGCGCGACACGCTGTTCCCGCTGCTGCGCAAGGCCGTCAACTACTACCTGCACTTCCTCGCCCCGGGCGCCGACGGAAAGCTGCACCTCCCGGCGACCTTCTCGCCCGAGTACGGCGTCAACGCCCGCGACTGCAACTACGACCTGATGCTGCTGCGCTGGGGCTGCCGCACGCTGCTCGAATCGGCCGCGGAACTGGGCGTCCACGACCCGCTGACCGCCCGCTGGCAGGAGGTGCTGGCCCGGCTGGCCCCCTACCCGGTCGACGAGAACGGCTACATGATCGGTGCCGGGGTGCCGTTCGCGCAGTCCCACCGCCACTACTCGCACATGCTCGCCGTCTACCCGCTGTACGAGGTCACCGGCGCGACGGACACCGAACGCGCCCTGATCGAGAAGTCCCTCGCCCACTGGGTCGGCTTCGAGGGCGCACTGCAGGGCTACACCTTCACGGGCGCCGCCTCGATGTCCGCGCTCCTCGGCAAGGGCGAGGACGCGCTCGGGTACCTGGGACAGCTGATGAGCCGGTTCATCCAGGCCAACACCATGTACAAGGAGTCCGGCCCGGTCATCGAGACCCCGCTGTCGGCCGCCCAGTCGCTCCACGACATGGTCTGCCAGTCCTGGGGCGACACCATCAGGGTCTTCCCGGCACTGCCCGCCGCCTGGCAGGACCTGACCGTCCACGACTTCAGGACCCAGGGAGCCTTCCTGCTGAGCGCGGTGCGGGAAGGCGGCCGGACCCGCTGGGTGCGGCTGCGCAGCGAGGCGGGCGCGCCCTGCGTCGTACGGCACGGCATCGAGGGCCGCGTCGAGGTGCGGGACGGCCGCGGCCGTCCCCTCGCGCACGAGGAGCTGACCGGCGGTGCGGTACGCATCCGGCTGCGCAAGGGCGAATCGGCGCTGATCACCGCGGCGGGCGACCGCCCCGACCTCACCGTCCGCCCGGTCGCCGCGAACGCGCCCGCGCCGAGCTGGGGCCTGCCCGCCTGA
- a CDS encoding helix-turn-helix domain-containing protein, which translates to MDEETRYEAVSSRDARFDGEFFFAVETTGIYCRPSCPAVTPKRKNVRFYPTAAAAQGNGFRACRRCRPDAVPGSADWNIRADVVGRAMRMIGDGVVDREGVPGLAHRLGYSTRQVQRQLNAELGAGPVALARAQRAHTARVLLQTTALPVTEIAFAAGFASLRQFNDTVRQIYARTPSALRTEAGTGLGAAVREARTTGIPLRLAHRGPYAAREVFDLLAAETVDRIEEVSGEPGGRTYRRTLRLPHGTGIAAVDERSAGAWLEARIHLTDLRDLTTAVQRLRRLFDLDADPYAVDELLAADPLLAPGVAARPGLRSPGTADPEEFAVRALLGPVAAGELVEEYGKVLDVPCGGLTHVFPEPGVLAGAVSDPPLRALAAALADGAVRLDAGADRDEAGQALLRLPGLAPATAALIRMRALGDPDVDPYGTPGSDRWRPWRSYGVRRAELLGKASV; encoded by the coding sequence ATGGACGAAGAGACCAGGTACGAGGCGGTGAGCAGCCGCGACGCGCGTTTCGACGGGGAGTTCTTCTTCGCCGTCGAGACGACCGGCATCTACTGCCGGCCGAGCTGCCCCGCCGTCACCCCCAAGCGGAAGAACGTCCGCTTCTACCCGACCGCGGCCGCCGCCCAGGGCAACGGCTTCCGGGCGTGCCGACGCTGCCGCCCGGACGCCGTGCCCGGCTCCGCGGACTGGAACATCCGGGCCGACGTCGTCGGCCGCGCCATGCGCATGATCGGCGACGGGGTGGTGGACCGGGAAGGCGTCCCCGGCCTCGCCCACCGGCTCGGCTACAGCACACGGCAGGTCCAGCGGCAGCTCAACGCCGAGCTGGGCGCCGGACCCGTCGCCCTGGCCCGCGCCCAGCGCGCGCACACGGCACGGGTCCTGCTCCAGACCACCGCGCTGCCCGTCACCGAAATTGCCTTCGCGGCCGGATTCGCCAGCCTCAGGCAGTTCAACGACACGGTGCGCCAGATCTACGCCCGCACCCCGAGCGCGCTGCGGACCGAGGCGGGTACCGGGCTCGGCGCGGCGGTCCGGGAGGCGCGCACCACGGGCATCCCGCTCCGGCTCGCGCACCGGGGGCCGTACGCCGCCCGCGAGGTCTTCGACCTGCTGGCGGCCGAGACGGTCGACCGGATCGAGGAGGTCAGCGGGGAGCCCGGCGGCCGGACCTACCGCCGCACCCTGCGCCTGCCGCACGGCACCGGCATCGCCGCGGTGGACGAGCGCTCCGCCGGCGCCTGGCTGGAGGCCCGTATCCACCTCACCGACCTGCGCGATCTGACGACCGCGGTGCAACGGCTGCGCCGGCTGTTCGACCTGGACGCCGATCCGTACGCCGTGGACGAGCTGCTGGCGGCCGATCCGCTGCTCGCACCCGGCGTCGCCGCCCGCCCCGGGCTGCGCTCGCCCGGCACGGCCGACCCCGAGGAGTTCGCCGTCCGGGCGCTGCTGGGCCCGGTGGCGGCCGGCGAGCTGGTCGAGGAGTACGGGAAGGTGCTCGACGTGCCCTGCGGCGGGCTCACCCATGTGTTCCCCGAGCCGGGCGTCCTGGCCGGTGCGGTGTCGGACCCCCCGCTGCGGGCCCTCGCCGCCGCGCTCGCCGACGGTGCCGTACGGCTGGACGCGGGCGCCGACCGGGACGAGGCCGGACAGGCGCTGCTGCGGCTGCCCGGCCTCGCCCCCGCCACGGCGGCGCTGATCCGGATGCGGGCCCTGGGCGACCCCGATGTGGACCCGTACGGCACGCCCGGGTCGGACCGGTGGCGGCCCTGGCGCTCCTACGGTGTGCGCCGTGCGGAGCTCCTGGGCAAGGCGTCGGTCTGA
- the rsgA gene encoding ribosome small subunit-dependent GTPase A, with amino-acid sequence MSVPSSSSSTSLSTTLQGSSTSHPLSAYGWDDAWAAEFAPYAEQGLLPGRVVRVDRGQCDIVTPHGTVRADTAFVVPRDPMRIVCTGDWAAVDPDGDPQFVRTLLPRRTAFVRSTSSKRSEGQVLATNVDHIAICVSLAVELDLGRVERFLALAMSSTGGDALLRDGAADGDGAAETLVVLTKADLVPDPATLAHLVEDIERLAPGVQVLPVSSATGEGVDVFAAIVSGGTSVLLGASGAGKSTLANTLLGHDAMEVQAARDVDGKGRHTTTTRNLLVLPSGGVLIDTPGLRGVGLWDAETGVGQVFSEIEELAGRCRFHDCAHEAEPGCAVLAAIEDGSLPERRFDSYRKLLRENQRIVAKTDARVRSEILRDWKRKGAEGRAAMDAKRGRAR; translated from the coding sequence TTGTCTGTCCCGTCCTCCTCTTCCTCCACTTCTCTCTCCACCACTCTTCAGGGCTCCTCGACGTCGCACCCCCTGTCCGCCTACGGCTGGGACGACGCCTGGGCCGCCGAGTTCGCCCCGTACGCCGAGCAGGGGCTGCTGCCGGGACGTGTGGTGCGCGTCGACCGCGGACAGTGCGACATCGTCACCCCGCACGGCACGGTCCGCGCGGACACCGCGTTCGTCGTGCCCCGTGACCCGATGCGGATCGTCTGCACCGGCGACTGGGCGGCCGTCGACCCCGACGGCGACCCGCAGTTCGTCCGTACGCTGCTGCCGCGGCGCACGGCCTTCGTCCGCTCCACCTCGTCCAAGCGCTCCGAGGGCCAGGTACTCGCCACCAACGTCGACCACATCGCTATTTGTGTCTCCCTGGCGGTCGAACTCGACCTGGGGCGGGTGGAGCGCTTCCTGGCGCTGGCCATGTCCAGCACCGGCGGTGACGCGCTGCTCCGCGACGGGGCGGCGGACGGTGACGGGGCCGCAGAGACCCTCGTCGTCCTGACCAAGGCCGACCTGGTCCCTGACCCCGCCACCCTCGCCCACCTCGTCGAGGACATCGAACGGCTCGCGCCCGGTGTGCAGGTGCTGCCCGTCAGCTCCGCCACCGGCGAGGGAGTCGACGTGTTCGCCGCCATCGTCTCCGGCGGTACGAGCGTGCTCCTCGGCGCGTCCGGCGCGGGCAAGTCCACCCTCGCCAACACCCTTCTCGGCCACGACGCGATGGAGGTGCAGGCCGCCCGTGACGTCGACGGGAAGGGCCGGCACACCACCACGACCCGCAACCTCCTCGTCCTGCCGTCCGGCGGGGTCCTCATCGACACCCCGGGACTGCGCGGGGTCGGCCTGTGGGACGCGGAGACGGGCGTGGGCCAGGTCTTCTCGGAGATCGAGGAACTGGCCGGCCGGTGCCGGTTCCACGACTGTGCCCACGAGGCCGAACCGGGCTGCGCGGTCCTCGCCGCGATCGAGGACGGATCGCTGCCCGAGCGGCGCTTCGACAGCTACCGCAAGCTGCTGCGCGAGAACCAGCGCATCGTCGCCAAGACCGATGCCCGGGTCCGCTCGGAGATTCTCCGCGACTGGAAGCGCAAGGGCGCCGAGGGCCGGGCCGCCATGGACGCGAAGCGCGGCCGGGCCCGGTAG
- a CDS encoding DUF5949 family protein, with product MTSPQTASGTYTRAQLGTLTLIGWSGEHPHNGEDVAFLLVYSLGDGSEGPATGESAMHIALERCGLPVSGGPVRADETPGLPVKLLVQAGQAVLTVPHFSAQYPVPPEWLAAATAQGEVHVMFATRPWPQGAPGLPVDEDTLRAFAGDPDVIATSAHCVLPVRSLG from the coding sequence ATGACCTCCCCCCAGACAGCCTCCGGCACGTACACCCGGGCCCAGTTGGGCACGCTCACCCTCATCGGCTGGAGCGGCGAACACCCCCACAACGGGGAGGACGTCGCCTTCCTGCTCGTCTACTCACTGGGCGACGGCTCGGAAGGACCGGCGACCGGCGAGAGCGCCATGCACATCGCCCTGGAGCGCTGCGGACTCCCCGTCAGCGGCGGCCCGGTGCGCGCCGACGAGACGCCGGGTCTGCCGGTGAAGCTCCTCGTCCAGGCAGGCCAGGCCGTGCTGACCGTCCCTCACTTCTCGGCGCAGTACCCCGTGCCCCCCGAGTGGCTGGCCGCCGCCACCGCGCAGGGCGAGGTGCACGTCATGTTCGCCACCCGCCCGTGGCCGCAGGGCGCCCCGGGGCTCCCGGTCGACGAGGACACCCTGCGGGCGTTCGCGGGCGACCCGGACGTCATCGCGACCTCCGCCCACTGCGTCCTTCCGGTACGCAGCCTGGGCTGA
- a CDS encoding rodlin produces MMKKMMAGAAFAVSLVGLSAAAAPSAMAIGNDEGTTSVNGNGAVDSFGNSVTRGDGSPQVQLVQGSLNKLCVGAPVKANAGSLVGILVPVAVQDINVLHSPQNQQCADNSTQAKGDEALSHLVEDIPVLSGNGIGNN; encoded by the coding sequence GTGATGAAGAAGATGATGGCCGGCGCGGCATTTGCCGTGTCCCTGGTCGGCCTGTCCGCCGCCGCGGCCCCCTCGGCCATGGCGATCGGCAACGACGAGGGAACCACGTCGGTCAACGGCAACGGTGCCGTGGACTCGTTCGGCAACAGCGTGACCCGGGGCGACGGCAGCCCGCAGGTGCAGCTCGTCCAGGGCTCGCTGAACAAGCTCTGCGTCGGCGCCCCGGTCAAGGCCAACGCCGGTTCGCTCGTGGGCATCCTGGTGCCCGTCGCGGTCCAGGACATCAACGTCCTGCACTCGCCGCAGAACCAGCAGTGCGCCGACAACTCCACCCAGGCCAAGGGCGACGAGGCCCTCTCGCACCTGGTCGAGGACATCCCGGTCCTCTCCGGGAACGGCATCGGCAACAACTGA
- a CDS encoding rodlin, with translation MIKKIMASAAVAASLVGVSAAVAPAAMAIGNDQGTTSVNGNGAVQSYGNSATHGDWSPQFALIQGSLNKPCIALPAKANIGSLIGAVPIAVQDINVLSSPQNQQCTENSTQAKGDEALSHILDDIPVLSGNGVAND, from the coding sequence ATGATCAAGAAGATTATGGCCTCGGCGGCCGTCGCCGCTTCCCTCGTCGGCGTCTCCGCCGCTGTCGCCCCCGCGGCCATGGCGATCGGGAACGACCAGGGCACCACCTCGGTCAACGGCAACGGCGCCGTGCAGTCCTACGGCAACTCCGCCACCCACGGCGACTGGAGCCCGCAGTTCGCGCTCATCCAGGGCTCGCTCAACAAGCCCTGCATCGCCCTGCCGGCCAAGGCCAACATCGGTTCGCTGATCGGTGCCGTCCCGATCGCGGTCCAGGACATCAACGTCCTGTCGTCGCCGCAGAACCAGCAGTGCACCGAGAACTCCACCCAGGCCAAGGGCGACGAGGCCCTCTCGCACATCCTGGACGACATCCCGGTCCTGTCCGGCAACGGTGTCGCCAACGACTAG
- a CDS encoding chaplin yields MAMGAAVPAFADSGAEGAALNSPGVLSGNLVQVPVHVPVNVCGNTVNVIGLLNPAFGNTCVNA; encoded by the coding sequence ATGGCGATGGGTGCCGCTGTCCCGGCCTTCGCCGACTCCGGCGCCGAGGGCGCTGCCCTGAACTCCCCGGGCGTGCTGTCCGGCAACCTCGTCCAGGTCCCGGTCCACGTTCCGGTCAACGTCTGCGGCAACACCGTGAACGTCATCGGCCTGCTGAACCCGGCCTTCGGCAACACCTGCGTCAACGCCTGA
- a CDS encoding rodlin, producing the protein MIKKVLATGAVAASILGLGATQAMAIGNDGGTTSVNGNGASQSFGNAETHGDGSPQFGLVQGSLNKPCIGLPAKANVGSLIGLIPIAVQDVNVLSSPQNQQCTENSTQAKGDEPLSHILDGIPVLSGNGAGNS; encoded by the coding sequence GTGATCAAGAAGGTCCTGGCTACGGGTGCCGTTGCCGCCTCCATCCTCGGTCTCGGCGCCACGCAGGCGATGGCCATCGGCAACGACGGCGGCACGACCTCCGTCAACGGCAACGGTGCTTCGCAGTCGTTCGGCAACGCCGAGACGCACGGCGACGGCAGCCCGCAGTTCGGTCTGGTCCAGGGTTCGCTGAACAAGCCCTGCATCGGCCTGCCGGCCAAGGCCAACGTCGGTTCGCTGATCGGTCTCATCCCGATCGCGGTCCAGGACGTCAACGTCCTGTCCTCCCCGCAGAACCAGCAGTGCACCGAGAACTCCACCCAGGCCAAGGGTGACGAGCCGCTGTCGCACATCCTGGACGGCATTCCGGTTCTCTCCGGTAACGGTGCCGGCAACAGCTGA
- a CDS encoding dihydrodipicolinate synthase family protein — translation MTARTPRYSGVIPPVVTPLTADGELDRPSLERVVGHLLDGGVSGLFALGSSGETAYLTPGQQDDVIEVITAAAAGQVPVLVGAIETTTNRAVERANRAAELGADAVVVTAPFYTRTHDLEIDRHFRDIAAAVDLPLLAYDVPVCVHSKLDPELLLPLAADGVLAGVKDSSGDDGSFRRLVIGARELPDFSVLTGHELVVDAMMLGGADGSVPGLGNVDPHGYVRLHEAAVRGDWAAARAEQDRLVALFDIIRAARPGTASATAAGLGAFKTALMLRGIITTNVMSPPMRRLDAAETAAVAGCLERAGLSTV, via the coding sequence ATGACCGCCCGAACCCCCCGCTACTCGGGAGTGATCCCGCCCGTCGTCACTCCGCTCACCGCGGACGGCGAGCTCGACCGCCCGTCCCTGGAGCGGGTCGTGGGGCATCTCCTCGACGGCGGTGTCAGCGGGCTCTTCGCCCTAGGCAGCTCCGGCGAGACCGCCTATCTGACGCCGGGACAGCAGGACGACGTCATCGAGGTCATCACGGCCGCGGCCGCCGGCCAGGTGCCGGTCCTCGTCGGCGCGATCGAGACCACCACCAACCGGGCCGTCGAGCGCGCGAACCGGGCCGCCGAACTCGGCGCGGACGCCGTCGTCGTCACGGCGCCCTTCTACACCCGCACCCACGACCTGGAGATCGACCGGCACTTCAGGGACATCGCCGCCGCCGTGGACCTGCCGCTGCTGGCGTACGACGTGCCGGTCTGCGTGCACAGCAAGCTCGACCCGGAACTGCTGCTGCCGCTCGCCGCCGACGGTGTGCTGGCCGGTGTGAAGGACTCCAGCGGCGACGACGGATCGTTCCGCCGGCTGGTCATCGGCGCCCGGGAGCTGCCGGACTTCTCCGTCCTCACCGGCCATGAGCTGGTCGTCGACGCGATGATGCTGGGCGGCGCCGACGGATCGGTCCCGGGTCTCGGGAACGTCGACCCGCACGGGTACGTACGCCTGCACGAGGCGGCGGTGCGCGGTGACTGGGCGGCGGCCAGGGCCGAACAGGACCGTCTCGTCGCGCTCTTCGACATCATCCGCGCCGCCCGCCCCGGCACCGCGTCCGCCACTGCGGCCGGACTCGGCGCGTTCAAGACCGCGCTGATGCTGCGCGGGATCATCACCACCAACGTGATGAGCCCGCCGATGCGCCGGCTGGACGCGGCGGAGACCGCGGCCGTCGCCGGCTGCCTGGAGCGCGCCGGTCTCTCCACCGTCTGA
- a CDS encoding ABC transporter ATP-binding protein yields MIRLNGVHVRHKARSGGLFRRDAVHALTDATLEVGRGEIVGLVGESGCGKSTLARVLTGLQKPTEGEVLFHGRDLWGMTGAERRGGFGSAVGVVFQDPSTALNPRLTVRQILRDPLDVHRRGTREEREARVEELLDLVGLPGHTLAALPGQLSGGQRQRVAIARALALEPELIVADEPTSALDVSVRAQVLNLLVDLRERLGLGMVFISHDIQTVRYLADRIAVLYLGRIVEEGRAADVAGAPSHPYTEALLSATPSLMETTRRIVLTGPVPSATEPPPGCPFSTRCWKADAECSTVFPAETIGSGEHRWHCVHPQTTASPSGDPTPVPSARSTA; encoded by the coding sequence GTGATCAGGCTCAACGGCGTGCACGTACGCCACAAGGCACGCAGCGGAGGCCTGTTCAGGCGCGACGCCGTCCACGCGCTCACCGACGCCACGCTGGAGGTCGGGCGCGGCGAGATCGTCGGTCTGGTCGGCGAGTCGGGCTGCGGCAAGTCGACCCTGGCCCGGGTGCTGACCGGACTGCAGAAGCCCACCGAGGGCGAGGTCCTCTTCCACGGGCGCGACCTGTGGGGGATGACGGGTGCCGAGCGGCGCGGCGGCTTCGGCTCCGCCGTCGGCGTCGTCTTCCAGGACCCGTCCACCGCGCTCAACCCGAGGCTCACGGTCCGCCAGATCCTGCGCGACCCGCTCGACGTGCACCGCCGCGGCACCCGGGAGGAGCGCGAGGCCCGGGTCGAGGAACTCCTCGACCTGGTCGGCCTCCCCGGCCACACCCTGGCCGCACTGCCCGGACAGCTCTCCGGCGGCCAGCGCCAGCGCGTCGCCATCGCCCGTGCCCTGGCCCTCGAACCGGAGCTGATCGTCGCCGACGAACCCACCTCCGCGCTCGACGTCTCGGTCCGCGCCCAGGTGCTGAACCTCCTCGTCGACCTGCGCGAACGCCTCGGCCTCGGGATGGTGTTCATCTCGCACGACATCCAGACCGTGCGCTATCTCGCCGACCGCATCGCCGTCCTCTACCTCGGCCGCATCGTCGAGGAAGGGCGCGCGGCCGACGTCGCGGGCGCCCCCTCGCACCCGTACACCGAGGCACTGCTCTCCGCGACGCCCAGCCTGATGGAGACGACCCGGCGCATCGTGCTCACCGGCCCGGTGCCCTCCGCCACCGAGCCGCCGCCCGGCTGCCCGTTCAGCACCCGCTGCTGGAAGGCCGACGCCGAGTGCTCCACGGTCTTCCCCGCGGAGACCATCGGGTCCGGCGAGCACCGCTGGCACTGCGTCCACCCCCAGACCACCGCGTCCCCCTCCGGGGACCCGACCCCCGTACCGTCCGCAAGGAGCACCGCATGA